The Carnobacterium divergens nucleotide sequence GAGAAGAATTAGAGGGCGTTATGGCTCACGAAGTTTCACATATCCGAAACTATGATATTCGTTTATCGACTATTGCACTAGCGTTAACAGCAGCTATTGCACTATTGGCTAATATTGGGACAAGAATGATGTGGTTTGGTGGAGGGCGACGTAGCAGCAATAGCAAAAATGACAATGGAAGCTCTGCAATTATGTTGGTTATTTCAATTATTTTGATGATTCTAGCTCCCTTAGCTGCAACCTTAGTTCAGCTTGCTCTTTCTCGTAATCGCGAATATTTAGCAGATGCGTCTGCAGTCGAATTAACAAGAAATCCTCAAGGGTTAATTTCTGCATTAAATAAAATTTCTCAAAGCGAACCAATGAAATCAGCAGATCCAAGTAGCGCAGCATTATACATTGAAAATCCGTTAAAAAAAGAAAGCAAAGATTCCTTATTTTCAACGCACCCAGCTACTGAAAAAAGAATTGCACGATTAGAAGCGATGTAAATCCATTTTGTAATCAGATTGACGCAATCCTTGTGTTTCGAATTCAAACTGTAATAGTCTTATCATGGTTTTGATACAGATTAGTTTCTTGTTTAGTAGTACAATGTTATTTATAAGACAAAAATCGAATAGGAGGGGTAAATCATATCATGGCTTCAGAATATATATACGTACATTTAGATAGTGTTACGAACCATGTGTTGAGTAAGGGCATTACGGTGGTTGACTTTCAGCAAACACTAAAAAAAATACCTAACAACATTCTCCTCCTAAATACTGAAAAAGGAATTGGAGAATACGAAACTCATACAGGATTTCGTATCGTTCGTGACCGTGAAAATGTACGTCGGTTTTTAGAAGAAGCTGGTCGTTCAGAAATTAAGTACAAATGGGTGGATTTTGAAAATTTAGAACTATTACGTCAACTGACACCTGTTGAAATTTCAGAGCTTCTTTATATTGCGCATGCACATACACACTTGCATTCTCCATTTTATTATAAGTTACAAAACAACTATATTTATTTGACGTTGTCAGATGGCATGAATAAAGTTTATTATCGTTATTTAGATCAATTTTATAATTTGCTTGGAAAAAGTATCAGAGAAGCATT carries:
- the htpX gene encoding zinc metalloprotease HtpX, which produces MLHQQIEQNKRKTVLVMFAFFLLILLIGAAVGYANFNSITTGIIMAAIIAAIYMGIMVLNSTKVVMGLNKGREITSKEQYPMLWNVVEELSLIAKIPMPKIYIIDDPSPNAFAAGNSPETASVAATTGILEKLNREELEGVMAHEVSHIRNYDIRLSTIALALTAAIALLANIGTRMMWFGGGRRSSNSKNDNGSSAIMLVISIILMILAPLAATLVQLALSRNREYLADASAVELTRNPQGLISALNKISQSEPMKSADPSSAALYIENPLKKESKDSLFSTHPATEKRIARLEAM